The Neisseria sicca genome includes a window with the following:
- the tuf gene encoding elongation factor Tu — protein MAKEKFERSKPHVNVGTIGHVDHGKTTLTAALTTILAKKFGGAAKAYDQIDNAPEEKARGITINTSHVEYETETRHYAHVDCPGHADYVKNMITGAAQMDGAILVCSAADGPMPQTREHILLARQVGVPYIIVFMNKCDMVDDAELLELVEMEIRDLLSSYDFPGDDCPIVQGSALKALEGDAAYEEKIFELAAALDSYIPTPERAVDKPFLLPIEDVFSISGRGTVVTGRVERGVIHVGDEIEIVGLKETQKTTCTGVEMFRKLLDEGQAGDNVGVLLRGTKREEVERGQVLAKPGTITPHTKFKAEVYVLSKEEGGRHTPFFANYRPQFYFRTTDVTGAVTLEEGVEMVMPGENVAITVELIAPIAMEEGLRFAIREGGRTVGAGVVSSIIA, from the coding sequence ATGGCAAAGGAAAAATTTGAACGTAGCAAACCGCACGTAAACGTTGGCACCATTGGTCACGTTGACCATGGTAAAACCACCCTGACTGCTGCTTTGACTACTATTTTGGCTAAAAAATTCGGTGGTGCTGCAAAAGCTTACGACCAAATCGACAACGCTCCCGAAGAAAAAGCCCGCGGTATTACCATTAATACCTCACACGTAGAATACGAAACCGAAACCCGCCACTACGCACACGTAGACTGCCCGGGTCACGCCGACTACGTTAAAAACATGATTACTGGTGCCGCACAAATGGACGGCGCGATCTTGGTATGTTCCGCTGCTGATGGTCCTATGCCGCAAACCCGCGAACACATCCTATTGGCTCGCCAAGTAGGCGTACCTTACATCATCGTGTTCATGAACAAATGCGACATGGTTGATGATGCCGAGCTGTTGGAGCTGGTTGAAATGGAAATCCGTGACTTGCTGTCAAGCTACGACTTCCCAGGTGACGACTGCCCGATCGTACAAGGTTCTGCACTGAAAGCCTTGGAAGGCGACGCCGCTTACGAAGAAAAAATCTTCGAACTGGCTGCCGCATTGGACAGCTACATCCCGACTCCTGAGCGTGCCGTGGACAAACCGTTCTTGTTGCCTATCGAAGACGTATTCTCTATCTCAGGTCGTGGTACAGTAGTAACCGGCCGTGTAGAGCGCGGTGTCATCCACGTTGGTGACGAGATCGAAATCGTAGGTCTGAAAGAAACCCAAAAAACCACTTGTACCGGTGTTGAAATGTTCCGCAAACTGCTGGACGAAGGTCAAGCAGGTGACAACGTAGGCGTATTGCTGCGCGGTACCAAACGTGAAGAAGTGGAACGCGGTCAAGTATTGGCTAAACCGGGTACCATCACTCCTCACACTAAATTCAAAGCAGAAGTTTACGTATTGAGCAAAGAAGAGGGTGGTCGTCATACTCCGTTCTTCGCTAACTACCGTCCTCAATTCTACTTCCGTACTACCGACGTAACCGGCGCGGTTACTTTGGAAGAAGGTGTAGAAATGGTTATGCCTGGTGAGAACGTAGCCATCACTGTAGAACTGATTGCACCGATCGCTATGGAAGAAGGTCTGCGCTTTGCGATTCGCGAAGGTGGCCGTACCGTAGGTGCGGGTGTGGTTTCTTCTATCATCGCTTAA
- the secE gene encoding preprotein translocase subunit SecE, protein MTEHTSEHKAEKSGQLVTSGNHSTPPKREGLLSYFKNSWSEFKKVVWPTRDDAVKMTIFVVIFVAILAVFIYAADSAISWLFFDVLLKRG, encoded by the coding sequence ATGACTGAACATACATCTGAACATAAAGCAGAAAAGTCGGGTCAGCTTGTAACATCCGGCAATCATTCTACGCCGCCTAAGCGAGAAGGGCTGCTTTCCTATTTTAAAAACTCATGGTCTGAGTTTAAAAAAGTTGTTTGGCCTACGCGAGATGATGCAGTTAAGATGACGATATTCGTCGTTATATTTGTAGCAATCTTGGCAGTATTTATTTATGCGGCAGACAGTGCTATTTCTTGGCTGTTTTTTGATGTGTTGTTGAAGAGGGGGTAA
- the nusG gene encoding transcription termination/antitermination protein NusG, producing MSKRWYVVQAYSGFEKNVQKILKERIAREGMEGYFGQILVPVEEVVDIKNGRKTISERKFYPGYVLVEMEMTDDSWHLVKSTPRVSGFIGGTANKPTPISQREADAILQQVRSGVEKPKPKVEFEVGQQVRVNEGPFADFNGIVDEVNYERNKLRVSVQIFGRETPVELEFGQVEKI from the coding sequence ATGTCAAAACGTTGGTATGTTGTGCAGGCTTATTCCGGCTTTGAGAAAAATGTCCAGAAGATCCTAAAAGAGCGTATCGCTCGCGAAGGTATGGAAGGTTATTTCGGTCAGATTCTTGTTCCGGTTGAAGAAGTGGTCGATATTAAAAATGGTCGCAAAACCATTAGCGAGCGTAAGTTTTATCCGGGCTATGTTTTGGTCGAAATGGAAATGACCGATGATTCATGGCATTTGGTGAAAAGTACCCCTCGAGTTTCAGGTTTTATTGGTGGTACGGCAAATAAGCCTACTCCGATTTCTCAAAGAGAGGCTGATGCAATCTTGCAACAGGTTCGTTCTGGGGTTGAGAAGCCTAAACCTAAAGTTGAATTTGAAGTGGGGCAGCAAGTTCGTGTGAACGAAGGACCTTTTGCTGACTTCAACGGTATTGTAGATGAAGTGAATTATGAGCGTAATAAATTGAGGGTTTCTGTTCAGATTTTTGGTCGTGAAACCCCGGTTGAGCTGGAGTTTGGTCAAGTAGAAAAGATTTAA
- the rplK gene encoding 50S ribosomal protein L11 has protein sequence MAKKIIGYIKLQIPAGKANPSPPVGPALGQRGLNIMEFCKAFNAATQGMEPGLPIPVVITAFADKSFTFVMKTPPASILLKKAAGLQKGSSNPLTNKVGRLTRAQLEEIAKTKEPDLTAADLDAAVRTIAGSARSMGLDVEGVV, from the coding sequence GTGGCAAAGAAAATTATCGGCTATATCAAACTGCAAATTCCTGCAGGTAAAGCCAATCCATCTCCCCCAGTTGGTCCTGCTTTGGGTCAGCGTGGTCTGAATATTATGGAATTCTGTAAAGCATTTAATGCTGCAACTCAAGGCATGGAGCCTGGTTTGCCGATTCCAGTTGTAATTACTGCATTTGCGGATAAGTCATTCACTTTTGTGATGAAAACTCCTCCGGCCTCTATTCTGTTGAAAAAAGCTGCCGGTTTGCAAAAAGGTAGTTCTAATCCTCTGACAAACAAAGTGGGTAGATTGACCCGTGCTCAGTTGGAAGAAATTGCTAAAACTAAAGAACCTGATTTGACTGCTGCTGATTTGGATGCTGCTGTTCGCACTATTGCTGGTTCTGCTCGCTCAATGGGTTTAGATGTGGAGGGTGTTGTATAA
- the rplA gene encoding 50S ribosomal protein L1 — protein sequence MAKVSKRLKALRSSVEANKLYAIDEAIALVKKAATAKFDESVDVSFNLGVDPRKSDQVIRGSVVLPKGTGKTTRVAVFTQGANAEAAKEAGADVVGFEDLAAEIKAGNLNFDVVIASPDAMRIVGQLGTILGPRGLMPNPKVGTVTPNVAEAVKNAKAGQVQYRTDKAGIVHATIGRASFAEADLKENFDALLDAIVKAKPAAAKGQYLKKVAVSSTMGLGVRVDTSSVNN from the coding sequence ATGGCTAAAGTATCTAAACGCTTGAAAGCTTTGCGCTCTTCTGTTGAAGCCAATAAATTATATGCAATTGATGAAGCAATTGCTTTGGTAAAAAAAGCAGCGACTGCTAAATTTGACGAGTCTGTCGACGTATCTTTCAACTTGGGTGTTGATCCGCGTAAATCTGACCAAGTTATCCGTGGTTCAGTTGTTCTGCCTAAAGGTACTGGTAAAACAACCCGCGTGGCGGTATTTACTCAAGGTGCAAATGCTGAAGCAGCTAAAGAAGCTGGTGCTGATGTTGTCGGCTTTGAAGATTTGGCTGCTGAAATCAAAGCAGGTAATCTGAACTTTGACGTTGTTATTGCTTCTCCTGATGCAATGCGCATCGTTGGTCAGTTGGGTACTATCTTGGGTCCGCGTGGCTTGATGCCAAACCCTAAAGTGGGTACTGTTACTCCTAATGTGGCTGAAGCAGTTAAAAATGCAAAAGCAGGTCAAGTGCAATATCGGACAGACAAAGCTGGTATCGTTCATGCAACTATCGGTCGTGCTTCGTTCGCTGAAGCTGATTTGAAAGAGAACTTTGATGCGTTGCTGGACGCTATCGTTAAAGCTAAACCCGCTGCTGCTAAAGGTCAGTACCTGAAAAAAGTTGCTGTATCCAGCACTATGGGTTTAGGTGTTCGCGTTGATACATCAAGCGTGAATAACTAA
- the rplJ gene encoding 50S ribosomal protein L10: MSLNIETKKVAVEEISAAIANAQTLVVAEYRGISVSSMTELRANARKEGVYLRVLKNTLARRAVEGTSFAALADQMVGPLVYAASEDAVAAAKVLHQFAKKDDKIVVKAGSYNGEVMNAAQVAELASIPSREELLSKLLFVMQAPVSGFARGLAALAEKKAGEEAA, translated from the coding sequence TTGAGTCTCAATATTGAAACCAAGAAAGTAGCCGTAGAGGAAATCAGCGCAGCAATTGCTAACGCTCAGACTCTCGTGGTTGCTGAATATCGCGGTATCAGTGTTTCCAGCATGACTGAGCTTCGCGCTAATGCGCGTAAAGAAGGCGTTTACTTGCGCGTTCTGAAAAACACATTGGCTCGTCGTGCAGTAGAGGGTACTTCATTCGCAGCTTTGGCTGATCAAATGGTTGGTCCGTTGGTTTATGCTGCTTCTGAAGATGCTGTTGCTGCTGCTAAAGTGCTGCACCAATTCGCGAAAAAAGATGACAAGATTGTAGTTAAAGCCGGTTCTTACAATGGTGAAGTGATGAATGCTGCTCAGGTTGCTGAGTTGGCTTCTATTCCGAGCCGCGAAGAGCTGTTGTCCAAACTGTTGTTCGTTATGCAAGCTCCTGTATCAGGCTTTGCGCGTGGTTTGGCTGCTTTGGCAGAGAAAAAAGCAGGCGAAGAGGCCGCTTAA
- the rplL gene encoding 50S ribosomal protein L7/L12: protein MAITKEDILEAVGSLTVMELNDLVKAFEEKFGVSAAAVAVAGPAGAGAAAAEEKTEFDVVLASAGDQKVGVIKVVRAITGLGLKEAKDIVDGAPKTLKEGVSKAEAEDIQKQLEEAGAKVEIK, encoded by the coding sequence ATGGCTATTACTAAAGAAGACATTTTGGAAGCAGTTGGTTCTTTGACCGTAATGGAATTGAACGACTTGGTTAAAGCTTTTGAAGAAAAATTCGGTGTTTCTGCTGCTGCAGTTGCAGTTGCAGGTCCTGCAGGTGCTGGTGCGGCTGCTGCTGAAGAAAAAACTGAATTTGACGTAGTATTGGCTTCTGCCGGTGACCAAAAAGTTGGCGTGATTAAAGTAGTTCGCGCAATTACCGGTCTGGGTCTGAAAGAAGCTAAAGACATCGTTGATGGCGCACCTAAAACTCTTAAAGAAGGTGTTTCTAAAGCTGAAGCTGAAGACATCCAAAAACAATTGGAAGAAGCCGGCGCTAAAGTCGAAATCAAATAA
- the rpoB gene encoding DNA-directed RNA polymerase subunit beta: MNYSFTEKKRIRKSFAKRENVLDVPFLLATQIDSYAKFLQLENAFDQRTDDGLQAAFNSIFPIVSHNGYARLEFVHYTLGEPLFDIPECQLRGITYAAPLRARIRLVILDKEASKPTVKEVRENEVYMGEIPLMTPSGSFVINGTERVIVSQLHRSPGVFFEHDRGKTHSSGKLLFSARIIPYRGSWLDFEFDPKDLLYFRIDRRRKMPVTILLKALGYNNEQILDIFYDKETFYLSENGVQTDLVVGRLKGETAKVDILDKEGNVLVAKGKRITAKNIRDISNAGLTRLDVEPESLLGKALAADLIDPETGEVLAVANDEITEELLAKFDIHGVKQLTTLYINELDQGGYISNTLRTDETADQQAARVAIYRMMRPGEPPTEEAVEQLFNRLFFSEDSYDLSRVGRMKFNTRTYEQKLSEAQQQSWYGRLLNETFAGAAEKGGYVLSVEDIVASIATLVELRNGHGEVDDIDHLGNRRVRSVGELTENQFRSGLARVERAVKERLNQAESENLMPHDLINAKPVSAAIKEFFGSSQLSQFMDQTNPLSEVTHKRRVSALGPGGLTRERAGFEVRDVHPTHYGRVCPIETPEGPNIGLINSLSVYARTNDYGFLETPYRRVIDGKVTEEIDYLSAIEEGRYVIAQANADLDKDGNLIGDLVTCREKGETIMATPDRVQYMDVATGQVVSVAASLIPFLEHDDANRALMGANMQRQAVPCLRPEKPMVGTGIERSVAVDSATAIVARRGGVVEYVDANRVVIRVHDDEATAGEVGVDIYNLVKFTRSNQSTNINQRPAVKAGDVLQRGDLIADGASTDLGELALGQNMTIAFMPWNGYNYEDSILISEKVAADDRYTSIHIEELNVVARDTKLGAEDITRDIPNLSERMQNRLDESGIVYIGAEVEAGDVLVGKVTPKGETQLTPEEKLLRAIFGEKASDVKDTSLRMPTGMSGTVIDVQVFTREGIQRDKRAQSIIDSELKRYRQDLGDQLRIFDNDAFDRIERMIVGQKANGGPMKLAKGSEISTEYLASLPSKHDWFDIRLSDEDLAKQLELIKLSLQQKREEADELYEIKKKKLTQGDELQPGVQKMVKVFIAIKRRLQAGDKMAGRHGNKGVVSRILPVEDMPYMADGRPVDIVLNPLGVPSRMNIGQILEVHLGWAAKGIGERIDRMLKEQRKASELREFLNKLYNGSGKKEDLDALTDEEIIELASNLRKGASFASPVFDGAKESEIREMLNLAYPSDDPEVEKLGFNDSKTQITLYDGRSGEPFDRKVTVGVMHYLKLHHLVDEKMHARSTGPYSLVTQQPLGGKAQFGGQRFGEMEVWALEAYGAAYTLQEMLTVKSDDVTGRTKMYENIVKGEHKIDAGMPESFNVLVKEIRSLGLDIDLERY, translated from the coding sequence ATGAACTATTCGTTTACCGAGAAAAAACGTATCCGTAAGAGTTTTGCAAAACGAGAGAACGTATTGGACGTTCCCTTTTTGTTGGCAACACAAATTGATTCTTATGCGAAATTTCTGCAATTAGAAAATGCTTTTGATCAGCGCACTGACGATGGTCTGCAGGCTGCATTTAATTCTATTTTCCCTATCGTAAGCCACAACGGTTATGCGCGTCTGGAGTTTGTGCATTACACGTTGGGTGAGCCTTTGTTTGATATTCCTGAATGTCAATTGCGTGGAATCACTTATGCCGCTCCTCTGCGTGCGCGTATCCGATTGGTGATTTTAGACAAGGAAGCGTCTAAACCGACAGTCAAAGAAGTTCGTGAAAATGAAGTGTACATGGGCGAAATCCCATTGATGACTCCAAGCGGTTCGTTTGTCATTAACGGTACCGAACGTGTAATTGTTTCTCAGTTGCACCGTTCTCCCGGTGTGTTCTTTGAGCATGACCGTGGTAAAACCCATTCCTCCGGTAAATTGTTGTTCTCCGCTCGAATTATTCCTTACCGTGGTTCGTGGTTGGATTTCGAATTTGACCCGAAAGATTTGCTGTATTTCCGTATCGACCGTCGCCGCAAAATGCCGGTTACGATTTTGTTGAAGGCCTTGGGCTACAACAATGAGCAGATCTTGGATATTTTCTACGATAAAGAAACGTTCTATCTGTCTGAAAATGGTGTTCAAACCGATTTGGTTGTAGGTCGTCTGAAAGGTGAAACTGCCAAAGTTGATATCCTGGATAAAGAAGGCAACGTCTTGGTTGCTAAAGGTAAACGTATTACCGCAAAAAATATCCGTGATATTAGCAATGCGGGATTGACTCGTTTGGATGTGGAGCCCGAAAGCCTGTTAGGCAAAGCGTTGGCTGCCGATTTGATTGACCCGGAAACAGGTGAAGTATTGGCTGTTGCCAATGATGAAATCACTGAAGAGTTGTTGGCAAAATTTGATATTCATGGTGTAAAACAGCTTACTACGCTTTACATTAATGAATTGGATCAGGGCGGTTATATTTCCAATACTCTGCGCACTGATGAGACTGCTGATCAGCAAGCAGCACGTGTTGCGATTTATCGTATGATGCGCCCAGGCGAACCCCCTACCGAAGAGGCAGTAGAGCAATTGTTTAACCGCTTGTTCTTCAGTGAAGATAGCTACGATTTGTCTCGCGTAGGTCGTATGAAATTCAATACGCGTACTTATGAACAAAAATTGTCTGAAGCACAACAACAGTCTTGGTATGGCCGTTTGTTGAATGAAACTTTCGCAGGCGCTGCCGAAAAAGGCGGTTATGTTCTGAGCGTCGAAGATATTGTTGCCTCAATTGCTACTTTGGTTGAATTGCGTAACGGTCATGGCGAAGTGGACGATATTGACCACTTGGGCAACCGTCGTGTGCGTTCGGTAGGTGAGTTGACTGAAAACCAATTCCGCAGTGGTTTGGCTCGCGTGGAACGTGCTGTAAAAGAACGCCTGAATCAAGCGGAATCAGAAAACTTAATGCCGCATGATTTGATTAATGCGAAACCTGTTTCTGCTGCCATCAAAGAATTCTTCGGCTCAAGCCAATTGAGTCAGTTTATGGATCAGACCAACCCCTTGTCTGAAGTAACCCATAAGCGCCGCGTATCTGCGTTGGGCCCGGGTGGTTTGACCCGTGAACGCGCCGGTTTTGAGGTGCGAGACGTGCATCCGACCCACTATGGCCGCGTATGTCCGATTGAAACGCCTGAAGGTCCGAACATCGGTTTGATTAACTCATTGTCCGTTTATGCGCGTACCAATGATTATGGTTTCTTGGAAACTCCTTACCGCCGCGTTATCGACGGCAAAGTAACCGAGGAAATCGATTACTTGTCTGCCATTGAAGAAGGCCGTTATGTGATTGCACAGGCGAATGCTGATTTGGACAAAGACGGTAATTTGATTGGCGACTTGGTAACTTGTCGCGAAAAAGGCGAAACCATTATGGCAACGCCTGACCGTGTGCAATATATGGACGTGGCAACCGGTCAAGTGGTATCCGTAGCGGCATCCCTGATTCCGTTCTTGGAACACGATGATGCGAACCGTGCATTGATGGGTGCCAACATGCAACGTCAGGCCGTACCGTGCCTGCGTCCTGAAAAACCGATGGTTGGTACCGGTATCGAACGTTCCGTTGCTGTTGACTCTGCTACTGCAATCGTTGCCCGCCGCGGCGGTGTGGTTGAGTATGTTGATGCCAACCGTGTTGTGATTCGTGTCCATGACGATGAAGCGACTGCCGGTGAAGTGGGTGTCGATATTTACAACTTGGTTAAATTCACCCGTTCCAACCAATCTACCAATATCAACCAACGTCCGGCCGTCAAAGCTGGCGACGTTTTGCAACGCGGCGATTTGATTGCTGACGGCGCATCCACCGATTTGGGCGAATTGGCTCTGGGTCAAAACATGACCATCGCCTTCATGCCGTGGAACGGTTATAACTATGAAGACTCGATTCTGATTTCCGAAAAAGTGGCTGCAGACGACCGCTATACTTCGATTCACATTGAGGAATTGAATGTTGTTGCCCGCGACACCAAGCTGGGTGCGGAAGATATTACCCGCGATATTCCGAACTTGTCCGAGCGTATGCAAAACCGTTTGGATGAATCCGGTATCGTTTACATCGGTGCGGAAGTGGAAGCAGGTGATGTGTTGGTAGGTAAAGTAACGCCTAAAGGCGAAACCCAACTGACTCCTGAAGAGAAACTGCTGCGCGCCATCTTTGGCGAAAAAGCATCCGACGTAAAAGACACCTCGTTGCGTATGCCTACTGGCATGAGCGGTACGGTTATCGACGTTCAAGTCTTTACTCGCGAAGGTATCCAACGCGACAAACGTGCTCAATCCATTATTGATTCCGAGCTGAAACGTTACCGTCAAGACTTGGGAGACCAGTTGCGTATTTTTGATAACGATGCATTCGACCGTATTGAGCGTATGATCGTTGGTCAAAAAGCCAACGGCGGTCCGATGAAGCTGGCCAAAGGCAGCGAAATTTCGACAGAATATCTGGCAAGTCTGCCCAGCAAACACGATTGGTTCGATATCCGTTTGTCTGATGAAGATTTGGCCAAACAATTAGAACTGATTAAATTGAGTCTGCAACAAAAACGCGAAGAAGCGGACGAATTGTACGAAATCAAGAAGAAAAAACTGACCCAAGGCGACGAATTGCAGCCTGGCGTACAAAAAATGGTGAAAGTCTTTATCGCCATCAAACGCCGTCTGCAAGCCGGTGACAAAATGGCGGGCCGCCACGGTAACAAAGGTGTGGTATCGCGTATTCTGCCGGTGGAAGATATGCCTTACATGGCGGACGGTCGTCCCGTGGACATCGTACTGAACCCGTTGGGCGTACCTTCCCGTATGAACATCGGTCAGATTTTGGAAGTTCACTTGGGTTGGGCGGCAAAAGGTATCGGCGAGCGTATCGACCGTATGCTGAAGGAGCAACGCAAAGCCAGCGAGCTGCGCGAGTTCTTGAACAAACTCTACAACGGCAGCGGTAAGAAAGAAGATTTGGATGCCCTGACTGATGAAGAAATCATCGAACTGGCTTCCAATCTGCGTAAAGGCGCATCTTTCGCATCGCCGGTGTTTGACGGTGCGAAAGAATCCGAAATCCGTGAAATGCTGAATTTGGCTTATCCGAGCGATGATCCTGAAGTCGAAAAATTGGGCTTTAACGACAGCAAAACCCAAATTACGCTGTATGACGGACGCTCTGGCGAACCGTTTGACCGCAAGGTCACAGTAGGTGTGATGCACTATCTGAAACTGCACCACTTGGTTGACGAAAAAATGCACGCGCGCTCTACCGGTCCGTATAGTTTGGTTACTCAACAGCCTCTGGGCGGTAAAGCTCAGTTCGGTGGTCAACGTTTCGGTGAGATGGAGGTTTGGGCGCTGGAAGCATACGGCGCAGCCTACACACTGCAAGAGATGTTGACCGTGAAGTCCGACGACGTAACAGGCCGTACAAAAATGTACGAGAACATCGTCAAAGGCGAGCACAAAATTGATGCCGGTATGCCTGAGTCCTTCAACGTATTGGTTAAAGAGATTCGCTCACTGGGCTTGGATATTGATTTGGAACGTTACTAA